Genomic window (Accipiter gentilis chromosome 7, bAccGen1.1, whole genome shotgun sequence):
GTTTGTGTCATACTTTATTTTGGCATGCACTTTATACCAAACTTTCAGCTGGGGTGAGTAGAGCTGGGTCTCCAGTCGATATACATGTTACTTGCATTTAATGGTATTTAAGCCACCTTCAGCATGATGTATAAGGCTTCAGTTCCccattattttcagttattaCAGATGATGTGCATTTACTGTTTCTAAAAGTCACTTTGAACATTCTGCGTTTAATGGCTCCATGAACACTTCACATCCCAGAATAGTTTTCTGCTTCTGCAGTGTAATTCACATTACCTAAAACAGAACAGCAAATGTGGGAAGAAAAAGTAAGGGAGCTTAGGAATTTCTTCAGCTAGATACATGCCTTGTTGGATAGTGATGGACATACTGCAAGAATCAGTTTCTTTTCAGTACTATTTTTGCCTCGCAAATCctagagaaggaaaataagtgaGGCATAAGTCTTTTTTAACAGTAGCTAGACATCAAGTTGTGGGCTTAGGTGAAGCCTTTGGAAAGAGAATTGTGGCGCAAGCCTCAATGAAATCTCTTCACAAACCAGATAAACATGATGTGGAAACCTACCCTGTTAAAACTCAACTGTGAAATGAATTCCCTCATTCGTGAAATGCAATATTTGTTGTGTTACAGTTAACAGGCTATGACAGAAGCATTTGTAAATAGTAGAGCTTGAGCTTCTCTTGATGGTTCTTTGAATAATCTCAAGCTCATGTTTTCAAGTGATCTGTCCTCACTAGCGTTTAAACTATAATCTTTTTGTTCTGTGAGCGTGTAGACCCTCCTGGCAGTTCTTTTTTAGCATGGCTCTGATTAAATGCTAGGTGGAAAACATGACACCATCTGCTTGTTTCAAATGGAAATACTTAAATACAAAagctcaaatatttatttccttgatGTTTACCAGTGCAATAAAGCATCAGACCAAAGACAAGACCAAACTACAATAGTCAGCACGGGAAAAATGAAGGTATCTTTGAAACATGCATTACATCTTATCTCAGGAATGCAGATCTGTCACTTCCCAGTGCCTGAATCTGCATCTTGTCATCTTCTATGAAAAGATAAGTTTTGCCTCCTTTGTATTCTACCAGATTTGTCATGTAAACAAGGATCACTTTTTGTAATTTCAGTCTACGTTTCATGATGTTTGTAGATGCTGCCCAAGTTGcaagcagaagaaacagaataTCTGAATGCCATTTAAAGTGGCTGTTGTCAAGTTAACTATTATCTCAAATGGTTGATAATAACATTTAAGTATAAAATTGCAGAAACATCTTTGTGCATCTCAACTTACTGTTTATGGCAAATCTGGGAAAAATGTGAGCGATATCTCCAGTAATTTAAGCTTTATTGGACACTTCCAGTATCTGTGACTTCCTTGtttaaaaacatcagtgtcaGAGGCTTAAACAGGGATAAAGCATATCTCTTGTAATGTAGATATTAATGGTCCTGGCAAAGAGAAACACTGCTAATAGTACTTTATATGTGTATTTTGAGCAGCTCTTGCTTAGATGGGACTAGATGTATATGTCAGAAGAACAAGTTCTACTAGTGAGGATGTGGGGAGAAGGTTACTAAAGGAGAAATTAAGTGattattttgatattttgcttaaaaatacattttaactggATTCTTTTCAGATTGTCAGGCTCCAGATAATGCATGCTTCATAGTTGTCTGCACAGTACCATCCTCAAGAGCAAATGTGAGACAAATCACATGTGTTTAAACCAGCTCTCCCATTTAGCTTGATAGCCTCCCTCAAACAGTTGTCCAAAGCACATTTAGTGAAGAGTATGCAGAAGGGAGAGAAATACTAATTTCCATAAGTACTATTCCAGTTCTTAAATCGGGCCTCTTTAAAATGCTCATTTTTAATATGATTATAGTGCTGTGAGGTCTTTTATGGTTTTAAAGCATTCTTGCAACTTGATCCATTTTACAGTTTTCTTGCAATTGACTTTACTGAAAGTTACACGATGTTATTTTCTTGCCAAGTTTTAGAATTAAAATCTCTAGAGCAGATCTATTTGTTCTAAACACTAAGTATAAGAGGGTAAATGAACACCCAGAATTGCACACGCCGTTACATCTTGCAGTTGGAAGTCTTGGGTTTTAGCTCTGTCTTGCTACAAGTCAAGTGTGACTATTACGCTGTTACAATATAATCTCAGAGCTGTCCAAATTAATCATCAGGCAATTTTTCAGAGTTGTGATCAAACACATTATGAAATGTTAAGGTATATGTGTACTTTCATTGTTTTAGCAGTTCTGTTAAATTTGGTTACAGAGAGCGAAAGAAAAGAATTGAAAAGCCCCGAAGGTTCAGCAGGAGTCACAGCCGGAGTCCGAGTCCACCACCTTTTCGGGGACGAAATACAGCTATGGATGCACAGGAAGCATTAGCCAGAAGGTCAGAAGTTGTTATGATTTTGATGATATGTGATGTAAATAAGCTGCTGCTGTTGACTTTGcttgtctaaatatttttattctcatgTACTTACTTCTAGACTGGAAAGAGCAAAGAAACTGCaagaacagagagagaaagaaatggttgaaaaacagaagcaacagGAAATGGCTGCAGGTAGTCCATGTATATTATATTAATTCCCAAACGATAGTGTGAGTGGAAGATACTGCAGGCTTATGTGCTGAGTATTACAGTCCTGTTGAAAAAATGTGCAGGTGGTCTTTCTTTGTATAATTGTTAACTTGGTCCGTATATAAGAACCACAACTGGAACTAGGAAACatttgaggaaaaaaccaaacaaacaaaacaaaaaaacccacataaaaccccaacaaaaacgaTCAGGATTTCTTACCACTTACTGAGTATGCAACAGAAATGTTGTATGTTAGGCTGGTAAATTATTTCATGATGGTCATTGGACCCTTCTTTTATGCATCATTAAGCAAGAGTTTGAAAGCTGTTGCCAGCTCAGGGTTATTTAGAAGCATGAGGTACATTAGTTTCACTTTTAGTTCTGGTTTATTAAAACCATTGGAGACTTATTTCTTAATTACAAACATGGTGTATTTTTATCATGCATTTGTTATTCAGAGATTTTCAACTTATTTCTGATAAAGGGAGTGTTTGGGAGTTTTATTTGTTGATTTGGGGAGTGggatgttgtttgttttctttttcaaaagaagtcAGAGCTCACTGTCTTATAGCAAGTAACCTTTCTTCTTCAGCGGCTGCAGCCACTGGAGGTTCCGTTATTAATGTTGCTGCCCTTCTGGCATCGGGAACACAAGTGACTCCTCAAATAGCCATGGCAGCTCAAATGGCAGCACTGCAAGCAAAAGCACTAGCAGAGACTGGAATAGCTGTACCTAGCTATTATAACCCAGCAGCAGTGAATCCAATGAAATTCGCTGAGCAAGAGAAAAAGCGGAAGATGCTTTGGCAAGGCAAAAAGGAAGGGGTAATGTTGTCTTTTCTTACTTTCATAAAACTTGTTTGGAAACATTTTGCACTCACACCGTTTAAGGATCCTTATTAATGTTATTTCCAGCAAAATTACTGTCATACCTGTTCAGCAGTTTCCCTATTAATAGCAGCCCAAGGTAAAACAAAACTTCAGGAATGAAAGGACTAAGATAACGACCTTCAGTGGCAAATAGTTGTGACACAAGCCTTAGTAAAACCCCTAATGTCATAAAACTTACGAGGTATAATTAGATCTTAATGTTACTTCTGTCAGTTTACCTACAGCTTACAACTAAATATCAGATACAGGTGgtctatttttactgaaaagtgaTGGCTAAGGTATAGAGCTGTAATTGGCTACTCCTTTCTGTGACTGTAGAGATTTTTCCTTTGCTGGTTGTATCCTGTCCAATTCTAGGCTTCAAAAACAAGTCTGCTAACCTTGCTACGAACTTCTCAGGAGTAGAGTAGTGCATTACTAACACTAACAAAAGTTACAAAAAGCCTTcaggcttttatgctgtgtcAGATAAATGCTCTTGCAATTAGTCAAGTATAGGCCTCCAAGTATAGGCTCCTGTGGcagttgcattttcagaaagttGCTGGATTTGAGTACAGGTTTTAACTGATGATACTATGGAAAAAATGGTGCttctaatatttgtatttttgtcttttgataTGCTAGTATAAAAGTGTGTTTGTTACATTAATTATCGTCATGTGTCTGTTATGTAACAAGCTTACTTAGGTTTTCACAGACCATTTCGTAAGATGTGAAAAACTGAAACTGGTTCATGTGGCATTGATGGGAGacgaaagggagggaagaagaaacctGAATGCTAGGCAGTTCTTCCTGAATTGTGCTTTATATTGATTAATTGGAATAAGCAAATTCGTTTTTTCTATAATTGAAGCAGTGCATTCTGGCAAGGTTTCCAAACTTTATGGAAGTGAGTGCAATCTACCCAAGTAAAGAATATGCCTCCATTTTGAAACCTATGGTTAAGCAGATGTCCCTTGCAAAGAGTTTCTGTGAGGATGCTGCAGGAATGTCAGATGTGACTTGGAAACCTTTTACTTCCAGCTGTGCTAGCGCTGCACAATGGGCTTATTCTTAATACTGCTTTTTTGCTTACTACTGGTATGGTGATATTAATGGAAACTTACGTAAAAAGGTGATAtatctttttttaacttgcaCAGGATAAATCACAGTCTGCAGAAATAtgggaaaaattaaattttggaaACAAGGACCAAAACGTCAAATTCAGAAAACTCATGGGCATTAAGGTAAAGAGTTCTGAATATGTAATTAAGTTTATTAATTGTAGaatagtgatttctttttttttattttaaagtgtacCTTAACCAGTAAAGATGTTAGTGAACCTGATACTACCTGATGTAGTTAAGAACTTTAAGTATTTCTCATTAAAGTCACAAGCAGCATCTGAATTCAATTCAAATTCCAGAATTCCATTATGTTTCTGGCTAACAAGGCAACTGTTATGATCCGTAACAACAGTGGTAACTAACCAATATTCATAATGTTATAAAACAGTATTGCTTTGTATAGATAGTTGGAGACATTTATTTGAATGAGTTAGAACAAGGAACTGCTTGAAGGTCTCTACATGTTTCTTGACGGTGAGAGGGAAGCTATGTTAGAATGTTCCAGTAATAAAACCAAATGCTTGAATTCTTACTAGCTTTTGAAAACTACAAAGCAAAATTCTTATGTTTAGGACACTTGTAGTATATGAAAACACTACTTCCTACACACCTaatgtttgttttcctctgtctgGTTTCTAGAGTGAGGATGAAGCTGGCTGTAGTTCCGTTGATGAAGAGAGTTATAAAacgctgaaacaacaggaagaggtTTTCAGAAATCTAGATGCACAGTATGAAATGGCAAGATCACAGACTCATACGCAAAGAGGAATGGGATTGGGGTTTACATCTTCAATGCGAGGAATGGatgcagtttgaaaaaaaaaaaaaaggcagttttaaagTTTGGGACTATGGAAGGTTCTTGTTCAAATGTTGGGTCCTTGTTCACCAAAAAGCTAGCATTCTAGCTTGCATGGGTGTTGCATTGACtttaatttattgaaaaatacaatttttttgtaaatatcaGATCAGTGATACTGGTGTTAGTGTTGTAATCAGGTTATACCCACTTCCATTAAACTTGACAGAACTATAGGAGGACAGTATTTTTTAGTTAAAGTTCTACTTTTCAAACCAAGCAGCAGATGGGATAAACTCATACATGGATATTTCGTGTCCACTGTCTTGTGTACTTTTGTACTTTAACCTTGTACAGTTATTTCCAATTCTTGAAACATGAAAGAAACATTGTGTAGATGTTATTTAGCGGTCTGGGCCAATAGGCACATAATCCAGTGCAAAAAAACCTGGTTAataataaagacatttttttctctaaggTCTTACTTTACATTAAGTTGTCTTTTGGGCCAAACTCTAAGGGAGCTAATTAAGGTATGTCAAGAAAACTTGAGCAGTCacagtgtttgttttgctttgcttattttgAAGTAAGTTTTTCCTAAAATAAGGAAGTTTGCAGTATGGAGCACAATGCATGGTGATGAATGCTGAActagttttgtgtttgtttgggtttttttcaatttgatACTAGCAAATTTTAGGAGAGAGGGATAACCAAACCCTGGGTGAGCAAGGTAGGATGTTGGAGCCCCTTGTTAATACTCCAATACTTAAAAGTGTGTTCAGATTTTTTGTAGTAGATTATATAAGCTTGTCTTGTCAGAACAGCTGTATCTGGGCATGTTAAATGCAGGAGGTAGAGCCTTACCAGGAGTGTGACTCCTGGAGTTCCAGGGCAGGATGCAGTTTGGACGGGGCCTTGCTGCAGACAGCCTACTTAAAAATACTCTTGTCCTGCACCCTGCTTGCTGCcctctttttctccatctctcaccccgaggaagaaaaaaataaaaacaacaacaacaaaaaaggagcaGTGGGGCAGATGGTTCCTGGAGCCAAGAGAGTCTCTCGAGAAAGCTGCCGGCCTCCCCCCATTTTGGGGAGGCTTCTTCTCCGCAGAACTGCAGCTCCCGGCGCGCCGTGCGCCGCGGACAGCCCAGCACGCACCGCGCCTGCCCGCAGGCTGCAGACTACATCTCCCAGTGCCGCAGGCCGGGCGCCGCCATGGCGGGCTGCCGCCATTGCATGCTGGGAGTTGTGGTCCTCCGGCTCCGCAACGGGGCGAgggcccgcccgcccggcgcctCCCGCTGCGAGCGGCGGCTCCTTCTGCCCTTTGCCCCCGCCTCGGcagcttccccctccctcccccctagCCCCTCCCTTCCTGCTGCAGCTTAAGATGGCGGCTGAGGTGGATTTCGGGGACCGCGAGCTCTTCGAGCAGCTCGAGGAAAAGGAcgggccgccgccaccgcctcgCCTCAGcttcgaggaggaggaggagggacccGAGAAAGCCCTGGAGGAGTTGTACGCCCGGCTGCAGGACCGCGAGGAGACGGTGCGGCGGCTCCGGGCGGAGAATATCCTGACGGAGAGGCAGGGCCTGCTCCGGGGAGGGCGCAGCGGGGCGGGGAGAGGCGGGCGCCGCTCCTGCCGCCCGTTCCCTTCCGGGCCAGTCTTGGCGCCTGCCCTGCGGGGgctggcggccgcggccgccgtgAGGGACTCCGGCTTTTCCCGCCTCCCTCCGTGAGGCCGGGCCTTGTGCCTCTGTGGGGAAAGGCCCTGTCAATCTCTGCCTGGCAGCCGGAGCCCTGGCGCGTACTGAGGACGATGATTGTTGAGCTTGTCAGGCAGGGGGgcagcctcccccctcccccggcggcTCCCGCCTTGGGCCGCTGCGAGCCCGCCTCTGGGTGCGGTGGCTGGTTTTTCTTGGCTTCTGCTTCCGTCGCTTAAGAGgaagttttctctgaaaactttGATTCTCAGAACGTCCAGGTCCGTGGCAGCTGCACTTAAGTTGGCCCAGGAGATAGCGGAGTTCTTGGTGCTGGGATGGCTGTTAAAACACTTGACTCTGGACTCCTTTCTagagaagagaaacagatgtATGTTCACTTTGAAAATCCATCTTTAACatagctaaaaataattttaaactgttaAATTGTGACTGGTACCCTAAACGGTTTTTGGGTTCGATACTGCAGCAGAGTggaatctgaaatgttttttacagtttattttctatttacaaGAATGTGTGTCTTACTGTTGACTTTTTTCGAGATGATTgtaggtattttttaaattaaatactatAAAGCTGACAATTCAACCATAGTACATGTAATAAATTACACTATATGGATTGTCACAGCTAGTCCTCTTTTCCACCTGTTtagggtttttgggggggttttgtggtttgggggtttggtatttttgggggttttgtttgtttggttttaattttattgtgtttCTTCAGCGGCAGGTGGATTTTAAATAATCCTCTGTGCAGTGAAAAGGAACCCCCATCAGTTATTGTGTGGAATTCTTGTTaggtgttttcttgtttgttttgatcCTTTAATTAAGATGTGGGTCTGTGTCTTCTGAAGAAAGTAATGTTCCTTAACAATAAACTAACATCAAGAACTTAAAAGGAAGCTGAATATTCTGACTCGTCCTAGGTATGTTAATGCTGatgtaaaatgctttttatgaCCTGTATGCGTTTGAAATAGAGTTTGTCTGAGATAATAGCTGCCTGAGGTAACAATGTCTTTTAGAAACATATTTTAGAAACCTTGTTTCtatgtccctgtccctgctcagaTATTGGCTTTCTAAAATGCCATTGCCATTCTTGAAAAGTCTTTTAGACTTCAGTTTCAAGAACTTAGTTTGTATTGCTGtaactttatttatttgtgtgtatCTATCTGTTTATGAAACTTACGTGGCCTTTAGGAAAACAGGTTTTTGTAAAGTTCAGCAGTGAGAACAAGTAAATTAAAATGGCTGAATAAATAAGAGATCGTATTTTATAACAGTTTACTGCAATTAGAAGCAGATTTCTGTAGTGtggtgttctgttttgttttctttccacttcACACCAGGCAACCTGCTTTGCTTGAAAGAGGATGATTTCTGTTTTAAGTGAATTGGAACTTCTTAAAAGGACAGAACTTGTATTAGCCAATCCTCCCTCTCTCTGTGGACTACAGACTCTTTGCTGTGATAAAATGGATAGGGAATATTTACAGTGAAGCTAGTACAGTAACCATTGTCTGTGTCTCTGTTCTGTTCTTCTAGTGGAATTTCAGTGGACAACTCCAAACTTGATGGACCTCTgttacagattttatttatgaaCAATGTAATTTCTAAGTAAGTACTTTCCAAGAAAAAGCAATCCTGACAGGAAATGggacttcttgtttgtttgtttggctatGTTAGTGTTTCCCCAAAGGATGGATATATGTTTTATTCAATAACATAAACTTGTTAAGCTTGAAGGGGAGAAGGGATAATGAGCAATATGACAGCAGGCCTGTTGCTTTCATATCCGTTTTTATCATGAAGTGTGACTTCCAGGAACTTGGAGTGAGTCTGAATAGCAGTTTGAGTTTCATGAGTGTTGTGGGTAAATATAGTAAATTAAATTTTCCCTGCCTCTGATTTTTTGCCACCCTGATGTAAGGGTGCTGTCTAATAATAGATTGCATTCATGTTGGTGGGGGTTGGGAGGGAGGAGGATAGGAAAGAAGTTGACTGCCCCTTTTCTAAGTTCTTCAGTAAAcagtaaaagcttaaaaaaaaagacaactgtcaTATGTTTCAGTCTTCCTCAAGTCTTCATCTCTGTATACTACTTCACTCTGTTACAGGCAGTATCGTCAAGAAATtgaagattttgtttttaatttagttcAGAAATACGAAGAGCAGAAGAGGGGTGAACAAGAAAAAACGCATTTCAATGTTAAGCCACAGGTACTTTAAAACTCAAATTGTTAGTAGGTGCTCCTTCTTTTGCATCTTTATAGCAGGAATATTGAAATACTAAATACTGTTAAATAGCTGAATTCtagatatttttcctgtttaattccAAATCAAGTAACTTTCAAGCAGATGTTGTATAACTATTTGTTCCAAAAATAGAGGACCAGGACAAAGAAAATAGCCTTTCTGCCTATGAAAATGCTTCTTTAAAACTGTTCCTAGTGAAATTTGtgtaaaagcaaagcaataaGTTGGTTTAAATAATCAAGAAAAGACCATAAGGTACAAACTTAACATATCCTGTTCTGACAGGCCCAACTTTGAGTATATATAAGAGTGTAGATGAACAACAGAATCTGGAAATTTCTACTTTCTTCTCTTAGTTTAGAATTTTGAGTTTTACTTAACGTTCACTTTTTAGAATTCCCTTTCAATAAAAGGGTGAAATGGCACATTTCTCCCTATCTTTCTCTTAGCTTTTGAGGTAAGAATAAAGATGTTCTTATGCAGCATATTGCTcatcaaagaaaacattaaaaatgggCTGTGTCTTTCTTTGGACTGTGGAAGGCATCACAACTGATGTAGACATTTCCATCCTACTGTTTAACTAATGTATGAATGAGTAGCAGCTGTATTCCATGTTCTGTGCCTTTTACATAGTTCAGTAATTTAGGAGCTCTTCtatttcctgttattttaaattaattaattgcatttttacttttcatgtcAGCCTTCCAGTGTTCTTTTGGAAGAGGACTGTAAAACAGCAAGCTcgaattctgttaaaaaaactaAAGAAGCTTTTAGTGTAAGTTTTTGACTATGTACTCTTCAATGGTAGGTCTGACTCTTCATTCTACATATTCAGTATACACTGCCATTAAAATAAGATCATCTTAAATTTCATTTATCAGTGTAATAGCAGTTAAGTTCAGCATGTTTTGGCTACATCACTGgaaaaaatacttatttgtaCAGGTGTGGGCTTGTATTATTTGTAAATTCTTACAgagcgggggaaaaaaaacctggaagtaTTTCAAGCAGTGTAAATTTATAGAAATGCTACCAATCTGACCTAAATGCTGACACATTTCTGAcaattttctgactttttttctacAGGTTGTAGGAAGTGTTCTGTATTTTACCAATTTTTGTCTCGATAAACTGGGACAGCCTATATTAAATGAGAATCCACAGCTGACAGAAGGATGGGAAATACCTAAGTATCCTGTTTACTaaaacaagggtttttttccGTTTGTCAAATCCAAAGAATGCCAGTGGGTAAATTGAACTCAGATTCTGTTCAGTAGATTGTAATATCTAAactattatcagttgttatagATGAAAAGTTTTAATGAGTCATTAATAGctttttttactcaaaacttGTAAGTATTTTGATATGATTGGCTTGCTGATTTTTAGAAGGCTTATGCTTGGGAAGAGTGAATGCCTTATCCTTATAAATACATCTTGTGACTTTAGGAATTTCCTGGGCCAGTTTGTAATCAGGTTTGGAATGACAGCTCATTCCAGATAACGAATAAGCATTCTTCCACTGTAAAATCTGCTctttgggagaagaaaagggcTTGGCAAACTCCAATATGCtgtaaggtggttttttttccaaatgtgggaGCCAGAGGGAAAGTCTTGTAATAAAATTTAACTATGGAATGCTCTTAACTTGCATCCATTTTAAAGTTGGTTCTTTACTGTTTGTTAAAGCCAGTATTTGAAAGGTGGGATTGAGGGAAATGTTGggaaaagtgttttttaatattttagtccTCCATGACAAAAAGAAATTGGACAAGAAGTTTCACAAGTAATCTCATCTCCCCGGTTTTCCAGTATTGCTTCTCTGCCCCAGAAAGAGTCAGGACAAGAACCAGTTTCACAGTTCATTTCTGCAATATCTAGTTATCAGGCTTGTAGTAAAGGTCACTTCCTAgtgttaaaaaaattacttctatatGAACAAAAATTGCCAATTTATAAGCTGGCTAGCTTGGGTTTTCTTGTGCCTGCCTTTGACTGTGTATGCACTGTGCTGTAATTTTTACCTTTGGAAAGCTGTCTCTGTTATAGTTCATTAAGTCAATCTTTTTCTCTGAATGATATTTGTACTGTCTCCCAACCTCTAGATTAAGGAAGTAGATGCCTAATAGGGGAATTTCTCCTAAAATGCCAAGTTAAGTGTGGCTAAAGTTTCATGTCTGCCAGCTTAGCTTTGATACTGTTCTTTAAATGTACTTACTGCATCTTTCTTTAGAGCTCCATAGATGACGTTAAGCCTAAAATAGCACTTACTTTTGAGTGAAGTGGTATATCGGGTACCGTGCTTCTGAATGACTGAAGTACTGCACTAAATTAACGTGTCAGTTCGACTAGTATCTGGCATCTgctctttttaaaagcaactgtTAGATTCTGGAAACTGCTGTGCTTCTGAACTCTACTGAATCTTGTTAAGTCTTTACTATGAGGTTTGCTTGCGGCTCTATTGTCTCCTCATACATTTTTAGACAAATGGGCAGAGCAGCTGACACATTGCAGTCCAAAAGCAAACACAAGTAGTATGATGCAACCTGTCTCCACATACTTGAGAAGCAAGTTATATTTTTGAAACTGTACCAAAATGTGTTATTAATAAGACTGCTGTGAAGAATATCAGAATTATCAGCTTGAAACTTTTGCCTATAAACAAGAGTGTTGTAGTTTTAGCAAGTGCTGATAAAGAACAAAATTGCTTATTGGATAGAAATTGGGTAGGAGGAAGCAACGCAAGCCCATCTTAGAAAATAGTTTATTGTAGATACAGTTCTGTAGTTTATACTATGGACTTCATGTCAAGGACCCATCTGTAACTTAATCCAGAAGAGTCAGTATTCTATTCAAAGCACTATTAGGTTTTCACTGATATTTTAAACAAGATTGAAATTTTGCTTCATCCAGTAGCAGTTCCTTATTGAAATCTAAAGATATCAGCAAGTTTTCAGCCAGATTCTCTCCCTAGATGGACAAGAAATACAAGTAAAACCAAAAAGGTTTGTATTATTCTTAAATATAAAGTTTTGAGCTGAAAAGTTCAGATGTACACTGTGATTATTCCCTAGTATACTAAACCCTTGAACATACTTGAGCAATGAGTTTAAATTAAGTAAACCAGTGCTGAGCTTTGCAGTCAATGGGTCTCTCTTGTTTAATGACTTTCTTTAGGAAGGGCCTAAAATCAATGTGTAAAAACTTTCTGAAGTTTATATTCAGTTCTTCTGTTGCTTGCCTTTTTAGTGATTGCTTTGTCATCCTTGCACTGGTGTACTACCATCATTCTTCCTGTTTTGTAGAACAACTGCTGTCTGACTTATAGACTTTTAAGACAGACTGATCTTAGAGTTGATTGTATAGTTTTTATGGGAGGTAAGAAGTAAAGCAAATCATGTATCCAACTGACAGCTTGTGTGGTCTTTGTAGCATCTAAAGTCGCTGATTTCAGATGCAATGAAGACTAGGCAAGCTTTTAGCGGGAATTTCAAAGATAAAGGGGCATGCTGAGTTAAACTCTGGTTTGATTAGAAATACTACCATCTGAATGGAAAGCAGATTGAAGGGTTGTGCTTGTGAAAAGGGGTGATGATAAAACTTGGATCACCACAGATTTCTGTTTGAATACTATGTAAAGATGAAGCAGAAGATGTGCTTCACTTTAGCTTGCTAGAAGCTTGAAGTGGTTGGAGTGTGTGCGTGTGGGGGGGTTACCCTGGACACTCATTCTTGTGTCATCCTTTTGCCTCCACTTCTGGTTCCCATCCTAATTCGGTAAAAAACCAACATTCAGATAAGAAATCCTTCTCTAAAATCTGGTAAGAGATTGGGATTTTCCCTCCCTATAATGCTGAAAATGTTTGCTGCCATGGTATGaatttacaaggaaaaataaGCTTGAAGCTAGCTGCAGTTCCATTCCAGGTTTTCAGTGCACAATTTCACAATATGCAATAACTTGTTCAAACCGTGGACCAGGACTTTCCAAAGAAGTAGCCGTGCTCTCCTACTTGTTTCTACTGGTAACTGATTCTTAGTATTGTGAAAAGGATCAGACCTCTGACGATacaagaataaaaagagaaatagagGTATTAATGTACTACAGGCATATTAAATTGAGGGGTTCCTTATCTGTGCTCTAGAGTTAAAGGTATTGT
Coding sequences:
- the RSRC2 gene encoding arginine/serine-rich coiled-coil protein 2 isoform X1 gives rise to the protein MAGSDTERDGVAPEKSSPEREKKKEQSDASNSPRTSKHHYSRSRSRSRERRRKSDTEGRKHRSRSRSKEARRHESKEKSSKKHKSEDHNDKEHSSDKGRDSLNSSENGEDRHKRKERKSSRGRSHSRSRSRERRHRSRSRDRKKSRSRSRERKRRIRSRSRSRSRHRHRSRSKSRTRSRSRERKKRIEKPRRFSRSHSRSPSPPPFRGRNTAMDAQEALARRLERAKKLQEQREKEMVEKQKQQEMAAAAAATGGSVINVAALLASGTQVTPQIAMAAQMAALQAKALAETGIAVPSYYNPAAVNPMKFAEQEKKRKMLWQGKKEGDKSQSAEIWEKLNFGNKDQNVKFRKLMGIKSEDEAGCSSVDEESYKTLKQQEEVFRNLDAQYEMARSQTHTQRGMGLGFTSSMRGMDAV
- the RSRC2 gene encoding arginine/serine-rich coiled-coil protein 2 isoform X2, which encodes MIRTNFFLKQARRHESKEKSSKKHKSEDHNDKEHSSDKGRDSLNSSENGEDRHKRKERKSSRGRSHSRSRSRERRHRSRSRDRKKSRSRSRERKRRIRSRSRSRSRHRHRSRSKSRTRSRSRERKKRIEKPRRFSRSHSRSPSPPPFRGRNTAMDAQEALARRLERAKKLQEQREKEMVEKQKQQEMAAAAAATGGSVINVAALLASGTQVTPQIAMAAQMAALQAKALAETGIAVPSYYNPAAVNPMKFAEQEKKRKMLWQGKKEGDKSQSAEIWEKLNFGNKDQNVKFRKLMGIKSEDEAGCSSVDEESYKTLKQQEEVFRNLDAQYEMARSQTHTQRGMGLGFTSSMRGMDAV